A stretch of Dietzia lutea DNA encodes these proteins:
- the rplR gene encoding 50S ribosomal protein L18, whose product MSSTKKRSPLGTDASTARREGRARRHYRLRKKVSGTSERPRLVVNRSSRHIHAQIVDDQAGRTLAAASTIEADVRALEGDKKARSAKVGQLLAERAKAAGIDAVVFDRGGNKYHGRIASLADAAREGGLEF is encoded by the coding sequence ATGAGCAGCACCAAGAAGCGTTCCCCGCTGGGAACCGACGCCTCGACCGCACGTCGCGAGGGTCGCGCCCGGCGCCATTACCGCCTCCGCAAGAAGGTCTCCGGCACTTCGGAGCGCCCGCGGTTGGTCGTCAACCGGTCCTCGCGCCACATCCACGCCCAGATCGTCGACGACCAGGCGGGCCGCACGCTCGCCGCCGCGTCGACCATCGAGGCCGATGTGCGCGCCCTCGAGGGCGACAAGAAGGCCCGCAGCGCGAAGGTCGGCCAGCTCCTGGCCGAGCGCGCCAAGGCCGCCGGCATCGACGCCGTCGTGTTCGACCGTGGTGGCAACAAGTACCACGGCCGGATCGCCTCGCTCGCCGACGCCGCCCGCGAGGGTGGGCTGGAGTTCTGA
- the rplF gene encoding 50S ribosomal protein L6, with protein sequence MSRIGKAPITVPSGVDIKVDGQTITVKGPKGELTQVLPEPISVTIEDNTITVNRPDDHRDNRSLHGLSRSLVNNMVVGVTEGYKQDMEIFGVGYRVVAKGSDLEFALGYSHPVPVAAPDGITFAVDGATKFSVSGIDKQQVGQIAANIKRLRKHDPYKGKGIRYAGEQVRRKVGKTGK encoded by the coding sequence ATGTCACGTATCGGCAAGGCTCCTATCACAGTCCCGTCCGGTGTCGACATCAAGGTCGACGGCCAGACCATCACGGTCAAGGGCCCCAAGGGTGAGCTCACCCAGGTGCTGCCCGAGCCCATCTCGGTGACTATCGAGGACAACACCATCACGGTGAACCGTCCCGACGACCACCGGGACAACCGCTCCCTGCACGGCCTCTCCCGCTCGCTGGTCAACAACATGGTCGTGGGCGTGACCGAAGGTTACAAGCAGGACATGGAGATCTTCGGCGTCGGTTACCGCGTCGTAGCCAAGGGCTCGGACCTCGAGTTCGCCCTCGGCTACTCGCATCCGGTGCCGGTCGCCGCTCCGGACGGCATCACGTTCGCCGTGGACGGTGCGACCAAGTTCTCGGTCTCCGGTATCGACAAGCAGCAGGTGGGCCAGATCGCCGCCAACATCAAGCGACTGCGGAAGCACGACCCGTACAAGGGCAAGGGCATCCGCTACGCCGGCGAGCAGGTCCGTCGCAAGGTCGGAAAGACGGGTAAGTGA
- the rpsH gene encoding 30S ribosomal protein S8 produces the protein MSMTDPIADMLTRVRNANSAFHDTVSMPHSKLKGNIAAILKQEGYIADYAVSDAEVGKKLTIDLKYGPSRQRSIQGIKRISKPGLRVYAKSTELPKVLGGLGVAIISTSQGLLTDRQANNKKVGGEVLAYVW, from the coding sequence ATGTCGATGACCGATCCCATCGCGGACATGCTGACGCGTGTGCGTAACGCCAACTCGGCGTTCCACGACACCGTGTCGATGCCGCATTCCAAGCTCAAGGGCAACATCGCGGCGATCCTCAAGCAGGAGGGTTACATCGCCGACTACGCCGTCTCCGACGCCGAGGTGGGCAAGAAGCTCACCATCGATCTGAAGTACGGCCCGTCCCGCCAGCGGAGCATCCAGGGCATCAAGCGCATCTCGAAGCCGGGTCTGCGCGTGTACGCCAAGTCCACCGAACTGCCCAAGGTCCTCGGCGGACTGGGCGTCGCGATCATCTCGACGTCCCAGGGTCTGCTCACCGACCGTCAGGCGAACAACAAGAAGGTGGGCGGGGAAGTCCTCGCCTACGTCTGGTAA
- the rplE gene encoding 50S ribosomal protein L5, whose amino-acid sequence MTETALPSGYTPRLKAKYRNEIKPALNETFEYTNVMQIPGVVKVVVNMGVGDAARDAKLINGAINDLTLITGQKPEVRRARKSIAQFKLREGMPIGARVTLRGDRMWEFLDRLTTVALPRIRDFRGLSGKQFDGHGNYTFGLNEQTMFYEIDVDKVDRPRGMDITVVTTATNDEEGRALLKQLGFPFKEN is encoded by the coding sequence ATGACCGAGACCGCACTTCCCTCCGGCTACACCCCGCGTCTCAAGGCGAAGTACCGCAATGAGATCAAGCCGGCCCTGAACGAGACGTTCGAGTACACGAACGTCATGCAGATCCCGGGCGTCGTCAAGGTCGTCGTCAACATGGGCGTGGGCGACGCCGCTCGCGACGCCAAGCTCATCAACGGCGCGATCAACGACCTCACCCTGATCACCGGTCAGAAGCCCGAGGTCCGCCGGGCCCGCAAGTCCATCGCGCAGTTCAAGCTGCGTGAGGGCATGCCCATCGGTGCGCGCGTCACCCTGCGAGGCGACCGCATGTGGGAGTTCCTGGACCGTCTGACCACGGTCGCCCTGCCGCGTATCCGCGATTTCCGCGGCCTCTCCGGCAAGCAGTTCGACGGCCACGGCAACTACACCTTCGGTCTCAACGAGCAGACGATGTTCTACGAGATCGACGTCGACAAGGTCGATCGTCCGCGTGGTATGGACATCACCGTCGTCACCACCGCGACGAACGACGAAGAGGGCCGGGCGCTGCTCAAGCAGCTCGGGTTCCCCTTCAAGGAGAACTGA
- the rplX gene encoding 50S ribosomal protein L24: protein MKVHKGDTVLVISGKDKGAKGKVIQAYPAQEKVLVEGVNRIKKHTSNSAAERGASSGGIVTQEAPIHVSNVMVVDADGTPTRVGIRTDENGKRVRVSRKTGKDL from the coding sequence ATGAAGGTTCACAAGGGCGACACCGTGCTCGTCATCTCGGGCAAGGACAAGGGCGCGAAGGGCAAGGTCATCCAGGCCTACCCCGCGCAGGAGAAGGTCCTCGTCGAGGGCGTCAACCGCATCAAGAAGCACACCTCCAACTCGGCTGCCGAGCGTGGCGCCTCCTCCGGTGGCATCGTCACCCAGGAGGCCCCGATCCACGTGTCCAACGTGATGGTCGTGGACGCCGACGGCACCCCGACCCGGGTGGGAATCCGCACCGACGAGAACGGCAAGCGCGTCCGTGTCTCGCGTAAGACCGGGAAGGACCTGTGA
- the rplN gene encoding 50S ribosomal protein L14: protein MIQQESRLKVADNTGAKEILCIRVLGGSKRRYAGVGDIIVATVKDAIPGGNVKKGEVVKAVIVRTAKERRRPDGSYIKFDENAAVIIKNDNDPRGTRIFGPVGRELRDKKFMRIVSLAPEVL from the coding sequence ATGATCCAGCAGGAGTCGCGGCTGAAGGTCGCCGACAACACGGGTGCCAAGGAGATTCTCTGCATCCGCGTTCTCGGCGGGTCCAAGCGTCGCTACGCGGGCGTGGGCGACATCATCGTCGCCACCGTCAAGGACGCCATCCCCGGCGGCAACGTCAAGAAGGGTGAGGTCGTCAAGGCCGTCATCGTGCGCACCGCCAAGGAGCGTCGTCGCCCCGACGGGTCGTACATCAAGTTCGACGAGAACGCCGCCGTCATCATCAAGAACGACAACGACCCGCGCGGCACGCGCATCTTCGGGCCCGTCGGCCGCGAGCTGCGCGACAAGAAGTTCATGCGCATCGTCTCGCTGGCTCCGGAGGTGCTCTGA
- a CDS encoding alpha/beta hydrolase: MTVRVDIDQRRGVRTGVATGLRALAASAAAVALTVGGVVPAAAQSPDAGSIGPGSVDPASLAPSVAPGSLLGVPSLSIAASTQLGAPIPLTGVLGSLADAGSGDFARPGSSLPPGQPIAVRDRSITRSEVRSIAPLFPASAHEVDGRAEVWTVTSATMQRVVRVEVYRAPAGVDAPNVYFLDGVGSESPSGWSGGMGWGDPAVRDLDVNVIAPTGAPSSMWSDWRTDDPVLGPNSWETFLTEELPPLLEQGLEGTADGLAHNGDWGVLGVSMGAASALHLANSTPEMFSGAGGVSGAYSTLDELGYQYARLTVAARHGEVANMWGPRGSQAWEDHDTVADPSGLAGQSVFLSAATGLVGSTELGYFGSNELVLLDGHVLEKGSYESTLALEAALGGVPDVDLEVVYMDAGIHNWPAFVPQMLPGLRHILSGLDPAVPNFRATTGGVADRDNGPLGSLGSTGSSGSAGSAGSVDSSGPLRGAGGGSAGSGGS, encoded by the coding sequence ATGACCGTACGAGTGGACATCGACCAGCGGCGGGGAGTGCGAACCGGGGTCGCCACCGGGCTGCGCGCCCTCGCCGCGTCGGCAGCCGCGGTGGCTCTGACCGTCGGCGGGGTGGTGCCGGCCGCCGCGCAGAGTCCCGACGCCGGCTCGATCGGGCCGGGATCCGTCGACCCGGCGTCGCTGGCGCCGAGCGTCGCGCCCGGGAGCCTGTTGGGGGTCCCGTCGCTGAGCATCGCGGCCTCGACGCAGCTAGGCGCGCCGATCCCGTTGACGGGCGTCCTCGGATCACTCGCGGACGCCGGATCCGGGGACTTCGCGCGGCCCGGCAGCTCGCTGCCGCCCGGGCAGCCGATAGCGGTCCGCGACCGGTCGATCACCCGGTCCGAGGTGCGGAGCATCGCCCCGCTCTTCCCGGCGTCCGCGCACGAGGTCGACGGGCGCGCCGAGGTATGGACGGTCACATCGGCGACGATGCAGCGGGTCGTGCGGGTGGAGGTCTACCGCGCGCCCGCCGGCGTCGACGCCCCCAACGTCTACTTCCTGGACGGTGTGGGTAGTGAGTCACCCTCGGGGTGGAGTGGGGGCATGGGTTGGGGCGATCCCGCGGTGCGAGACCTCGACGTCAACGTGATCGCACCGACGGGTGCTCCGTCATCGATGTGGTCCGACTGGCGGACCGACGATCCGGTCCTCGGCCCCAACAGTTGGGAGACGTTCCTGACCGAGGAGCTGCCGCCACTGCTCGAGCAGGGTCTCGAAGGCACCGCCGACGGGCTCGCGCACAACGGGGACTGGGGCGTGTTGGGTGTCTCGATGGGGGCGGCGTCGGCGCTCCACCTGGCCAACTCCACTCCGGAGATGTTCAGCGGGGCCGGGGGAGTGTCGGGTGCCTATTCGACACTGGACGAGCTCGGGTACCAGTACGCCCGTCTGACCGTGGCCGCCCGCCACGGTGAGGTGGCCAACATGTGGGGACCACGTGGATCGCAGGCGTGGGAGGACCACGACACCGTCGCCGACCCGAGCGGGCTGGCCGGACAGTCCGTGTTCCTCAGCGCTGCCACCGGGCTCGTCGGCTCGACCGAGCTGGGGTACTTCGGGAGCAACGAACTCGTGCTGCTGGACGGGCACGTCCTCGAGAAGGGGTCATACGAGAGCACCCTCGCGCTCGAGGCCGCACTGGGCGGGGTCCCGGACGTCGATCTCGAGGTCGTCTACATGGACGCCGGTATCCACAACTGGCCGGCCTTCGTCCCACAGATGCTTCCGGGCCTGCGGCACATCCTCTCCGGTCTCGATCCCGCCGTTCCCAACTTCCGCGCCACGACCGGGGGGGTGGCGGACCGGGATAACGGACCGCTCGGCTCTCTCGGCTCCACCGGCTCTTCCGGTTCCGCGGGTTCCGCCGGCTCGGTCGACTCATCCGGGCCGCTCCGGGGGGCGGGCGGCGGGTCGGCGGGGTCGGGGGGCAGCTGA
- the rpsQ gene encoding 30S ribosomal protein S17 yields MSDKEAVVTESNENTERNSRKVRIGYVVSDKMEKTVVVELEDRVKHPLYGKIMRRTERVKAHDETNTAGVGDRVRIMETRPLSASKRYRLVEVLERAK; encoded by the coding sequence GTGAGTGACAAGGAAGCAGTTGTGACTGAGTCCAACGAGAACACCGAGCGCAACAGCCGCAAGGTGCGGATCGGGTACGTCGTGTCCGACAAGATGGAGAAGACCGTCGTCGTCGAGCTCGAGGACCGCGTGAAGCACCCGCTGTACGGCAAGATCATGCGTCGTACCGAGCGCGTCAAGGCGCACGACGAGACCAACACCGCCGGTGTCGGCGACCGCGTGCGGATCATGGAGACCCGCCCGCTGTCCGCCTCCAAGCGGTACCGCCTCGTCGAGGTCCTCGAGCGGGCCAAGTAG
- the rpmC gene encoding 50S ribosomal protein L29 — protein MASGTTAPELRELDAEALTARLREAKEELFNLRFQMATGQLTNNRRLRVVRHDIARIYTVMRERELGLSAAPGDAK, from the coding sequence ATGGCTAGTGGAACCACCGCCCCCGAGCTGCGCGAGCTCGACGCGGAAGCGCTGACCGCGCGTCTGCGTGAGGCCAAGGAAGAGCTTTTCAACCTGCGCTTCCAGATGGCCACCGGTCAGCTGACCAACAACCGTCGCCTGCGTGTCGTCCGTCACGACATCGCTCGCATCTACACCGTCATGCGCGAGCGCGAGCTCGGGCTGTCGGCGGCGCCGGGTGATGCCAAGTGA
- the rplP gene encoding 50S ribosomal protein L16, which translates to MLIPKRVKHRKQHHPGRKGGAKGGTKVTFGDYGIQALEPAYVTNRQIESARIAINRHIKRGGKVWINIYPDRPLTKKPAEVRMGSGKGSVEWWVANVKPGRILFEMSYPNEETAREALRRAQHKLPCKTRIVTREEQF; encoded by the coding sequence GTGCTTATCCCGAAGCGCGTCAAGCACCGCAAGCAGCATCACCCCGGCCGCAAGGGCGGGGCCAAGGGCGGAACCAAGGTGACCTTCGGTGACTACGGCATCCAGGCTCTCGAGCCGGCCTACGTCACGAACCGTCAGATCGAGTCGGCCCGTATCGCGATCAACCGCCACATCAAGCGTGGCGGCAAGGTGTGGATCAACATCTACCCCGATCGCCCGCTGACCAAGAAGCCCGCCGAGGTCCGAATGGGCTCCGGTAAGGGTTCGGTCGAGTGGTGGGTCGCCAACGTCAAGCCGGGACGCATCCTCTTCGAGATGTCGTACCCGAACGAGGAGACCGCTCGCGAGGCGCTTCGCCGCGCGCAGCACAAGCTCCCCTGTAAGACCCGCATCGTGACCCGGGAGGAGCAGTTCTGA
- the rpsC gene encoding 30S ribosomal protein S3, producing the protein MGQKIHPHGFRLGITSDWTSKWFADKQYADYVSEDIKIRQLLSKGMERAGISGVDISRTRDRVHVDIHTARPGIVIGRRGAEADRLRGELEKLTGKQVHLNILEIKNTEADAQLVAQGIAEQLSNRVAFRRAMRKGIQSAMRQPQVKGIKVVCSGRLGGAEMSRSERYHEGRVPLHTLRAEIDYGTYEAKTTFGRIGVKVWIYKGDVVGGRRESDQYAQSSNRGGADRGPRRERGAGRPRRSGAQGTTATSTETGRAGSGSAAEAPAEAPQNQTREA; encoded by the coding sequence ATGGGACAGAAGATCCATCCGCACGGCTTCCGTCTGGGCATCACCTCGGACTGGACGTCCAAGTGGTTCGCCGACAAGCAGTACGCCGACTACGTGTCCGAGGACATCAAGATCCGCCAGCTCCTGTCGAAGGGCATGGAGCGGGCCGGCATCTCGGGCGTGGACATCTCGCGTACCCGCGACCGGGTGCACGTGGACATCCACACCGCTCGTCCGGGCATCGTGATCGGTCGCCGGGGTGCCGAGGCCGACCGGCTGCGCGGTGAGCTCGAGAAGCTCACCGGCAAGCAGGTCCACCTCAACATCCTCGAGATCAAGAACACCGAGGCCGACGCGCAGCTCGTGGCCCAGGGGATCGCCGAGCAGCTCTCCAACCGTGTGGCCTTCCGCCGCGCGATGCGTAAGGGCATCCAGTCGGCGATGCGTCAGCCGCAGGTCAAGGGCATCAAGGTCGTCTGCTCGGGTCGTCTCGGCGGTGCCGAGATGTCCCGCTCGGAGCGCTACCACGAGGGACGCGTCCCTCTGCACACCCTGCGTGCCGAGATCGACTACGGCACCTACGAGGCCAAGACGACCTTCGGTCGTATCGGCGTCAAGGTGTGGATCTACAAGGGTGACGTCGTCGGCGGCCGTCGCGAGTCCGACCAGTACGCCCAGTCCAGCAACCGTGGCGGTGCCGACCGCGGTCCCCGCCGCGAGCGCGGCGCCGGTCGTCCGCGTCGTTCGGGCGCCCAGGGCACCACGGCGACCAGCACAGAGACCGGCCGCGCCGGTTCCGGGTCGGCCGCCGAGGCTCCTGCCGAGGCTCCGCAGAACCAGACCAGGGAGGCGTGA
- the rplV gene encoding 50S ribosomal protein L22: MSTDTKKTADGTVESEQKLTARATAKFVRVTPMKARRVIDLIRGKDASDALDILRFAPQSASEPVAKVLASAMANAENNLDLDPRTLVVTTAYADEGPTLKRFRPRAQGRAFRVRKRTSHITVEVTSVPEKAGAGRGRRNQGGAR; encoded by the coding sequence ATGAGCACTGATACGAAGAAGACCGCCGACGGCACGGTGGAGTCCGAGCAGAAGCTCACCGCGCGTGCCACCGCCAAGTTCGTCCGCGTCACGCCCATGAAGGCGCGTCGTGTGATCGACCTGATCCGCGGGAAGGACGCGTCCGACGCGCTGGACATTCTGCGGTTCGCACCGCAGTCCGCCAGCGAGCCGGTCGCCAAGGTCCTCGCCTCCGCGATGGCCAACGCCGAGAACAACCTCGACCTGGATCCCCGGACCCTCGTCGTGACCACGGCCTACGCCGACGAGGGGCCGACCCTCAAGCGGTTCCGCCCGCGCGCCCAGGGCCGGGCCTTCCGCGTGCGGAAGCGCACGAGCCACATCACCGTCGAGGTGACCAGCGTGCCCGAGAAGGCCGGGGCCGGCCGGGGACGTCGTAACCAGGGAGGTGCCCGCTAA
- the rpsS gene encoding 30S ribosomal protein S19 translates to MPRSLKKGPFVDEHLLAKVDVQNDKGTHQVIKTWSRRSTILPDFIGHTFAVHDGRKHVPVFVSDSMVGHKLGEFAPTRTFKGHIKDDRKSKRR, encoded by the coding sequence ATGCCTCGTAGTCTCAAGAAGGGTCCGTTCGTCGACGAACACCTCCTCGCGAAGGTGGACGTGCAGAACGACAAGGGCACTCATCAGGTCATCAAGACCTGGTCGCGTCGCTCGACGATCCTGCCCGATTTCATCGGCCACACGTTCGCCGTCCATGACGGCCGCAAGCATGTGCCCGTGTTCGTGTCCGACTCGATGGTGGGTCACAAGCTCGGCGAGTTCGCGCCGACGCGCACGTTCAAGGGGCACATCAAGGACGATCGGAAGAGTAAGCGTCGATGA
- the rplB gene encoding 50S ribosomal protein L2, whose amino-acid sequence MAIRKYKPTTPGRRGSSVSDFAEITRSTPEKSLLRPLSKTGGRNGHGRITTRHKGGGHKRQYRVIDFRRNDKDGVLATVAHIEYDPNRTANIALLHYADGEKRYILAPRNLKQGMKVESGAGADIKTGNNLPLRNIPAGTVVHAVELRPGGGAKMARAAGAGIQLLGKEGTYASLRMPSGEIRRVDVRCRATIGEVGNAEQANINWGKAGRMRWKGVRPTVRGVVMNPVDHPHGGGEGKTSGGRHPVSPWGQPEGRTRKPNKASDSLIVRRRRTGKKR is encoded by the coding sequence ATGGCTATCCGCAAGTACAAGCCCACGACCCCCGGTCGTCGCGGCTCGAGCGTCTCGGACTTCGCCGAGATCACCCGCTCGACGCCCGAGAAGTCGCTGCTGCGCCCGCTGAGCAAGACCGGCGGCCGTAACGGCCACGGCCGCATCACCACCCGTCACAAGGGCGGTGGGCACAAGCGCCAGTACCGCGTCATCGACTTCCGTCGGAACGACAAGGACGGCGTGCTCGCCACCGTGGCGCACATCGAGTACGACCCGAACCGCACCGCGAACATCGCGCTCCTGCACTACGCGGACGGCGAGAAGCGTTACATCCTCGCCCCCCGCAACCTCAAGCAGGGCATGAAGGTCGAGTCGGGCGCAGGCGCCGACATCAAGACCGGCAACAACCTGCCGCTCCGCAACATCCCCGCCGGCACGGTCGTGCACGCGGTGGAGCTGCGCCCGGGCGGCGGCGCCAAGATGGCCCGCGCCGCCGGCGCCGGTATCCAGCTGCTCGGCAAGGAGGGCACGTACGCGTCCCTGCGTATGCCGTCCGGCGAGATCCGCCGCGTCGACGTGCGCTGCCGCGCCACGATCGGCGAGGTCGGCAACGCCGAGCAGGCCAACATCAACTGGGGTAAGGCCGGCCGCATGCGGTGGAAGGGCGTCCGCCCGACCGTCCGTGGCGTGGTCATGAACCCCGTCGACCACCCGCACGGTGGTGGCGAGGGCAAGACGTCCGGTGGACGTCACCCCGTCAGCCCGTGGGGCCAGCCCGAGGGCCGGACCCGTAAGCCCAACAAGGCGAGCGACAGCCTCATCGTCCGTCGCCGTCGCACCGGTAAGAAGCGCTAA
- the rplW gene encoding 50S ribosomal protein L23: MSTVADPRDVILAPVVSEKAYGLLEQGVYTFLVAPDANKTQIKIAIQEIFGVTVESVNTANRQGKRKRTRTGYGQRKSTKRAIVTLAADSKPIEIPGLTA; the protein is encoded by the coding sequence GTGAGCACCGTCGCCGATCCCCGGGACGTGATCCTCGCCCCGGTCGTCTCCGAGAAGGCCTACGGCCTGCTCGAGCAGGGCGTGTACACGTTCCTGGTGGCCCCGGACGCCAACAAGACGCAGATCAAGATCGCCATCCAGGAGATCTTCGGCGTCACGGTGGAGTCCGTGAACACCGCTAACCGTCAGGGCAAGCGCAAGCGCACCCGCACCGGGTACGGACAGCGCAAGAGCACCAAGCGCGCCATCGTGACCCTCGCGGCCGACAGCAAGCCCATCGAGATCCCGGGTCTGACCGCCTGA
- the rplD gene encoding 50S ribosomal protein L4, with the protein MTTTENTVNLKLDVRTPAGSTDGSVELPAEIFGAEPNLPLMHQVVVAQLAAARQGTHSTKTRGEVSGGGRKPFRQKGTGRARQGSTRAPAYTGGGTVHGPKPRDYSQRTPKKMKAAALRGALSDRAASERIHVVTEFVEGQKPSTSGVRDFLGTLSDRKKFLIVVGREDLAAWRSAANLDHVHPIAPDQLNTYDVLNADDVVFSVEALDAFVTQASRSLAGKAAKEADK; encoded by the coding sequence ATGACCACGACGGAGAACACCGTGAACCTCAAGCTGGATGTCCGTACCCCGGCCGGCTCGACCGACGGCTCGGTCGAGCTCCCCGCCGAGATCTTCGGAGCTGAGCCCAACCTGCCCCTGATGCACCAGGTCGTGGTGGCCCAGCTCGCCGCGGCGCGCCAGGGCACGCACTCGACCAAGACCCGCGGCGAGGTCAGCGGCGGCGGTCGTAAGCCGTTCCGCCAGAAGGGCACCGGCCGCGCCCGCCAGGGCTCGACCCGCGCCCCCGCCTACACCGGCGGCGGTACGGTCCACGGCCCCAAGCCGCGCGACTACTCGCAGCGCACACCCAAGAAGATGAAGGCCGCCGCTCTCCGCGGCGCCCTGTCCGACCGGGCCGCCAGCGAGCGCATCCACGTGGTCACCGAGTTCGTCGAGGGTCAGAAGCCGTCGACCTCCGGTGTCCGTGACTTCCTCGGCACCCTGTCCGACCGGAAGAAGTTCCTGATCGTGGTCGGACGTGAGGACCTCGCCGCATGGCGCTCCGCCGCCAACCTCGATCATGTCCACCCGATCGCTCCGGATCAGCTCAACACCTACGACGTCCTGAACGCCGACGACGTCGTGTTCTCGGTCGAGGCTCTGGACGCGTTCGTCACGCAGGCGAGCCGTTCGCTCGCCGGCAAGGCTGCGAAGGAGGCCGACAAGTGA
- the rplC gene encoding 50S ribosomal protein L3: MSNTEIKGILGAKLGMTQVFDENNRVVPVTVVKAGPCVVTGIRTEENDGYNAVQIAFGAVDPRKVTKPVAGQFEKAGVTPRRHIAEIRLDNAEQAAGFEIGQEIGADVFEDGAFVDVTGTSKGKGFAGTMKRHGFAGQGASHGTQAVHRKPGSIGGASTPGRVFKGKAMAGRMGNERVTTMNLKVHKVDAEAGVLLIKGAIPGRNGGLVMVRSAVKGGARA, encoded by the coding sequence ATGAGTAACACCGAGATCAAGGGCATCCTGGGCGCCAAGCTCGGCATGACCCAGGTCTTCGACGAGAACAACCGGGTGGTCCCGGTGACCGTCGTGAAGGCCGGGCCGTGCGTCGTGACCGGGATTCGTACCGAAGAGAACGACGGCTACAACGCCGTCCAGATCGCGTTCGGCGCGGTCGACCCCCGCAAGGTCACCAAGCCGGTCGCGGGTCAGTTCGAGAAGGCCGGGGTCACCCCGCGCCGCCACATCGCCGAGATCCGCCTCGACAACGCCGAGCAGGCCGCCGGTTTCGAGATCGGCCAGGAGATCGGCGCCGACGTGTTCGAGGACGGCGCTTTCGTCGACGTCACCGGCACGTCGAAGGGCAAGGGTTTCGCCGGCACCATGAAGCGCCACGGCTTCGCCGGTCAGGGTGCCTCGCACGGTACCCAGGCCGTGCACCGTAAGCCGGGTTCCATCGGCGGCGCCTCGACGCCCGGCCGTGTCTTCAAGGGCAAGGCCATGGCCGGCCGCATGGGCAACGAGCGCGTGACCACCATGAACCTCAAGGTCCACAAGGTGGACGCCGAGGCCGGCGTCCTCCTCATCAAGGGAGCCATCCCGGGTCGCAACGGCGGCCTCGTGATGGTCCGTTCCGCTGTGAAGGGCGGTGCGCGCGCATGA
- the rpsJ gene encoding 30S ribosomal protein S10, whose protein sequence is MAGQKIRIRLKAYDHEAIDASARKIVETVTRTGARVVGPVPLPTEKNVYCVIRSPHKYKDSREHFEMRTHKRLIDILDPTPKTVDALMRIDLPASVDVNIQ, encoded by the coding sequence GTGGCGGGACAAAAGATCCGCATCCGGCTCAAGGCCTATGACCACGAGGCCATCGACGCCTCGGCGCGCAAGATCGTCGAGACGGTGACCCGTACGGGTGCTCGTGTCGTCGGCCCGGTGCCGCTGCCCACCGAGAAGAACGTCTACTGCGTCATCCGCTCGCCGCACAAGTACAAGGATTCGCGTGAGCACTTCGAGATGCGTACCCACAAGCGGTTGATCGACATCCTCGACCCCACGCCGAAGACCGTGGACGCGCTCATGCGCATCGACCTGCCTGCCAGCGTCGACGTCAACATCCAGTGA